A region of the Zhihengliuella halotolerans genome:
CTGCCGCGGCGGCGACGTCCCTGATCGTCGGCCGGGCCGTTCGGCTCGAAGGTTCCATGGGGATGTACATTACCAGCCGACCTGCGTTAGCCTGTGACCGGTCACAGGTGGTGCCAGCCGGGCGAACCTCCTGCCATCCCCCACACTCACGAAGGAGCGCCCTCATGAACGACCGATCCCCCTGGCCCGCCCTGGAGCACATCGCCTACGGAGGCGACTACAACCCTGAGCAGTGGCCGCGCGAGACGTGGCACGAGGACGTGCGGCTCATGCAGGACGCCGGCGTGAACCTGGTGAGCATCGGTATCTTCTCGTGGGCGCTGCTCGAGACGGAGGAGGGGGTCTTCGACTTCGAATGGCTGGACACCGTCATCGACCTACTGCACGAGAACGGCATCGCTGTCGACCTCGCCACCCCCACGGCCTCCCCGCCCGCCTGGTTCTTCGCCGCGCACCCGGACGCGCGCGTCGTCGACCGCGACGGCGAGGTCCTCGGCTTCGGCTCACGCGGCATGGTTTCGCACTCGGCACCGGCGTACCGCGACGCCGTCGTGCGGATCGCCTCGGCCCTCGCCGAGCGCTACGGGGACCACCCGGCGGTGCTGATGTGGCACGTGCACAACGAATACGGCGTCCCGGTGGCCGAAGACTACTCGCCGCATGCGGTGGCCGCGTTCCGCGACTGGCTGCGCGAGCGCTACGGCAGCCTCGAGGGCCTCAACGAGGCGTGGGGCACGGCCTTCTGGGGCCAGCACTACAGCAACTGGGAACACGTGGGCGCCCCCGCCGCCGCGCCGACCACGGTGAACCCCGCCCAGCGCCTGGACTTCAAGCGGTTCAGCGACCACCAGCTGCGGGCGTGTTTCATCGCCGAGCGCGACGCCATCCGGGCGCACTCGGACAAACCAGTCACGACGAACTTCATGGCCAATCAGGAGTTCACGACCGACCTGTGGGCCTGGGCAAGGGAGGTCGATGTCGTCTCCGACGACCACTACCTCACGGCCGCGGACCCCGAGGCGCACATCGGGCTGGCCATCGCCGCGGACCTCTCCCGCTCCGTCGGCGGCGGCAGGCCGTGGATGCTGCTCGAGCACTCGACCTCGGCCGTGAACTGGCAACCGCGCAACATCGCCAAGCGCCCGGGCGAGATGGCTCGGAACTCGCTCGCCCACTTCGGCCGCGGTGCCGACGCCATCATGTTCTTCCAGTGGCGGGCCTCCCGCTCCGGCGCGGAGAAGTTCCACTCCGCGATGGTCCCGCACGCTGGAACCGACTCGCGCGTCTGGCGGGAGGTCGTGCAGCTCGGCGCTTCGCTGGGCCGCCTGGCCGAGTCCCGCGGGTCCCGGGTCCGGGCCGACGTCGCGATCCTCTGGGACTTCGAATCGTTCTGGGCGCAGTCGCTCGAGTGGCGCCCCGTCCAGGATCTCGACCCGCGCGAGCGCATCCGCGCCTTCTACGAGCGCCTCTGGCGCGACGGGATCACGGTCGACTTCGCACTGCCCGGCGCCGACCTCTCCGGCTACAAACTGGTCGTCGCGGCCTCGCAGTACCTGCTCCGGAACGACGACGCGGCGAACCTCACGCGGTACGTCGCCGGCGGCGGTACGCTCGTCGTCTCCTACTTCTCGGGCATCGTGGACGAGCACGACGCCGTGCACGCCGGCGGGTTCATGGCCCCGCTGCGCGAGGTGCTCGGCTGCGACGTCGAGGAGTTCCTGCCGCTGCGCACCGGTTCGAGCGCGGCCGTGGACTACGCCGCCGGCGACGGCACCTCCCACCGCCTCGACGCCGACGAATGGGCCGACGACCTCCGGATCACGAGCGCCGCCGTACGGGGGACCTATGCCGAGGGCCCCGGGACCGGGAAGCCGGCGATCACGCGGAACGAGCACGGCCGGGGCACCGGTTGGTACGTTTCGACCCGGCTCGACGCCGACGCTCTCGAGACCGTCATGGGCGACGTCTACGCGGACGCCGGCCTCGCCCCCGCCGGCCTGCCCGAGGGCGTCGAAGCGGTCGCCCGCAGCGGGGAGGCGGGCGACTACCTCACGCTCGTCAACCACTCCGACGCGGACGCGGAGGTCCCGGTCGACGGCGTCGACCTGCTCACGGGCGCCGCAACGGGCGGGACGCTGCAGCTGGGGGCCGGCGGAACCGCCGTCGTACGGCTGGCCCGCTGATCCCGACGGCCGCGGAGATCAGCCCTCGGCGATCTCCGCGGCCTCGAGCCACTCGGTCTCGAGCTCGTCGTGGGAGTCCTTGACGCCGCCGAGCTCGGACGTGAGGGCGGTCAGCTCGTCGAAGCGCATCGCCGCGGAGGCAGCGGCCATCTTCTGCTCCAGCTCCGCGGCGCGCGCGTCCAGCTTGGCCATCTGCTTCTCGAGCCGGTTCGCGCTCTTGCGCGCCTCGCGCTTCTCCGCCTCGCTGTAGCCGGACGACGACGCCTGGCCCGCTTGCTCACCGGCGGCGGGCGAATTCGTGCCCGAGGCCGCCCGCTGGGCGGCGGTGTCGCCGGCCTCGCGCAGCTCGAGGTACTGCTCCACGCCGCCGGGCAGGAACCGGATCTTGCCGTCGCCGAGCAGCGCCAGCTGGTGGTCGGTCGCGCGCTCGAGCAGGTAGCGGTCGTGGCTGACGACCACGAGCGTGCCCGGCCAGCCGTCG
Encoded here:
- a CDS encoding beta-galactosidase — its product is MNDRSPWPALEHIAYGGDYNPEQWPRETWHEDVRLMQDAGVNLVSIGIFSWALLETEEGVFDFEWLDTVIDLLHENGIAVDLATPTASPPAWFFAAHPDARVVDRDGEVLGFGSRGMVSHSAPAYRDAVVRIASALAERYGDHPAVLMWHVHNEYGVPVAEDYSPHAVAAFRDWLRERYGSLEGLNEAWGTAFWGQHYSNWEHVGAPAAAPTTVNPAQRLDFKRFSDHQLRACFIAERDAIRAHSDKPVTTNFMANQEFTTDLWAWAREVDVVSDDHYLTAADPEAHIGLAIAADLSRSVGGGRPWMLLEHSTSAVNWQPRNIAKRPGEMARNSLAHFGRGADAIMFFQWRASRSGAEKFHSAMVPHAGTDSRVWREVVQLGASLGRLAESRGSRVRADVAILWDFESFWAQSLEWRPVQDLDPRERIRAFYERLWRDGITVDFALPGADLSGYKLVVAASQYLLRNDDAANLTRYVAGGGTLVVSYFSGIVDEHDAVHAGGFMAPLREVLGCDVEEFLPLRTGSSAAVDYAAGDGTSHRLDADEWADDLRITSAAVRGTYAEGPGTGKPAITRNEHGRGTGWYVSTRLDADALETVMGDVYADAGLAPAGLPEGVEAVARSGEAGDYLTLVNHSDADAEVPVDGVDLLTGAATGGTLQLGAGGTAVVRLAR